Proteins from a genomic interval of Vicinamibacteria bacterium:
- a CDS encoding GWxTD domain-containing protein, with protein sequence MNLLLIASTFIAFFSSLSAANPAARASAPTFRGEGDGRLVLLEVPENVSLEFFVVQCARVGEGAVFEVYRSGEPARPGEVRVGEVYREEKTRVSFRIEVGATPFAPGDTFSFVTFEDMSRIDELLDRWLDEYVRWIISREEKALFESLSDPAEKLAFIESFWRRRDPTPESPPNEARDEHARRFAYALQNFGAGTPGWATDRGKIYILLGAPNTIERNPAGRTAFERPSEIWTYNNARNPRLPASMDIAFVDFTTTGRFEIVSSSNLDVVAPLRTNLGYAMSELEAIGLMRSGGTLMDQTTGLRTEINPTRLATDRFDLERDLQEIAKIPRLTQGGIRAVTEASVRFPTIPVLVEASVFHAGESSAVVPVTLSVPYARLTPEPFEDRYRYHVDLVVQYQVNGIEKALEDRIEVSLDKEAIDDYRRSELLYDASIRLPPGEYELLATVRDNPSGAVGQISSKVSVPTIESGTLTLSSLLLASAAVQAPASGQAERAPFQFGDVRLVPNLAKSFLSGRTLTAYVEAYGLEDDARIRVEFFLLKDGRLFSKVAPSHHRPGGGGEVSVRSEISLASFPPGNYVLRARISDETTGEVAERESPFTVRAR encoded by the coding sequence ATGAACCTTCTCCTCATCGCTTCCACCTTCATTGCCTTTTTCAGCTCCCTGTCTGCCGCCAACCCGGCGGCGAGGGCGTCCGCGCCCACCTTCCGCGGCGAAGGGGACGGCCGGCTCGTCCTTCTCGAAGTACCCGAAAACGTATCCCTGGAATTCTTCGTTGTCCAGTGTGCCCGCGTCGGGGAGGGAGCGGTCTTCGAGGTCTACCGCTCGGGCGAGCCGGCACGCCCGGGCGAAGTAAGGGTGGGAGAGGTCTACCGAGAGGAAAAAACGCGCGTCTCTTTTCGCATCGAGGTAGGAGCCACGCCGTTCGCCCCCGGCGATACGTTCAGCTTCGTTACGTTCGAGGACATGTCCCGGATCGACGAGCTTCTCGATCGCTGGCTCGACGAGTACGTAAGATGGATCATCTCCCGGGAAGAGAAAGCGCTCTTCGAGTCGTTGAGCGATCCCGCGGAGAAGCTCGCGTTCATCGAATCGTTCTGGAGGCGGCGCGACCCCACTCCCGAATCGCCTCCCAACGAGGCGCGTGACGAGCACGCGCGACGGTTCGCCTACGCCCTTCAGAACTTCGGCGCGGGGACGCCAGGTTGGGCGACGGATCGAGGCAAGATCTACATTCTACTTGGGGCGCCCAACACCATCGAGCGAAATCCTGCGGGCCGCACCGCCTTCGAGCGTCCGTCCGAGATTTGGACCTACAACAACGCGCGCAACCCGAGGCTTCCCGCGTCCATGGACATCGCCTTCGTCGACTTTACGACGACGGGCCGGTTCGAGATCGTTTCCTCCTCGAACCTCGACGTGGTCGCTCCGTTGAGGACGAACCTCGGATACGCGATGAGCGAGCTCGAGGCCATCGGGCTGATGCGTTCTGGGGGCACGCTCATGGACCAGACCACGGGCTTGAGGACGGAGATCAACCCCACGCGGCTCGCGACCGACCGGTTCGACCTCGAGCGCGATCTCCAGGAGATCGCAAAGATCCCACGGCTCACGCAAGGAGGTATCCGCGCGGTGACCGAGGCGAGCGTGCGCTTCCCCACTATCCCCGTCCTCGTCGAAGCCTCCGTGTTCCACGCGGGTGAAAGCTCCGCGGTCGTGCCGGTCACGCTTTCGGTTCCCTACGCACGGCTGACCCCGGAGCCATTCGAGGACCGCTACCGGTATCACGTGGACTTGGTGGTCCAGTACCAGGTGAACGGGATCGAGAAGGCGCTCGAGGACCGCATCGAAGTCAGTCTCGACAAAGAAGCGATTGATGACTACCGGCGGAGCGAGCTGCTCTACGATGCCTCGATCCGGCTCCCGCCGGGTGAGTACGAGCTTCTTGCCACAGTGCGGGACAATCCGAGCGGAGCCGTGGGTCAAATAAGCTCGAAGGTCTCGGTACCGACCATCGAGAGTGGAACACTCACCCTTTCGAGCCTCCTTCTCGCGAGCGCCGCCGTCCAGGCCCCGGCTTCCGGTCAGGCGGAGAGGGCGCCGTTCCAGTTCGGTGACGTTCGCCTCGTCCCGAATCTCGCCAAGAGTTTCCTCTCGGGACGAACGCTCACGGCATACGTCGAGGCTTATGGACTCGAGGACGACGCCCGCATCCGGGTGGAGTTCTTTCTTCTGAAGGACGGAAGGCTCTTCTCGAAGGTTGCCCCCTCGCACCACCGTCCGGGAGGAGGCGGCGAGGTGTCCGTTCGCAGTGAGATCTCGCTCGCGAGCTTTCCTCCGGGCAACTACGTGCTACGGGCGCGAATCAGCGACGAGACCACCGGAGAGGTCGCGGAGCGCGAGAGCCCATTCACCGTCCGAGCCCGATAA
- a CDS encoding amidohydrolase, with protein sequence MAWKRAESSTLAAIVLAGSMAAAQEPPDLLIAGGTVVTMDDELRVLEDGALVIDGSRIVSVLASGVPVPEAKERIDASGMLVVPGLVNTHGHVPMSLLRGLADDMKLMEWLNDFIFPAEARNVDEEFCYWGTLLSAIEMARSGTTTFTDMYYFEETIAKAVDEAGLRAVLGQTIIGFPAPDFETTEEALRATEAFVVKWKDHPRVVPSVAPHALYTTDIEVVVRARELSRRYQVPFQLHAHESPEEDEAVRAKYGETTATLLEERNLLGPGMILHHAITLSDPDIALLAERGAAVSHNPESNMKGASGLARVPDLLARGVVVGLGTDGPASNNNLDLFEEMDTAAKVHKLVRSDPTVMPAKEVFRMATRGGAKALGLDALVGSLEPGKRADVVLIDVQVPELTPMYDVYSHLVYAIKGAHVKTVVVDGRVVVRDRKMITLDETAVMEKARAIQARIRESLK encoded by the coding sequence ATGGCCTGGAAACGAGCCGAGTCTAGCACGCTCGCCGCGATCGTCCTGGCGGGATCGATGGCGGCGGCTCAGGAGCCCCCCGATCTGCTCATCGCCGGAGGCACGGTGGTCACCATGGACGACGAGCTCCGCGTCCTCGAGGACGGCGCTCTCGTGATCGACGGTTCCCGCATCGTCTCGGTCCTCGCTTCGGGAGTGCCGGTCCCGGAGGCCAAAGAGAGAATCGACGCTTCGGGAATGCTCGTCGTTCCCGGCCTGGTCAATACCCACGGGCACGTCCCGATGTCGCTGCTTCGAGGTCTCGCCGACGACATGAAGCTCATGGAGTGGCTGAACGACTTCATCTTTCCCGCCGAGGCGAGAAACGTCGACGAGGAGTTCTGCTACTGGGGAACGCTCCTTTCCGCGATCGAGATGGCGCGGAGCGGCACGACGACCTTCACCGACATGTACTATTTCGAGGAGACGATCGCGAAGGCCGTCGATGAGGCAGGCCTCCGCGCCGTTCTCGGGCAGACGATCATCGGGTTCCCCGCCCCTGACTTCGAGACGACGGAGGAAGCCCTCCGGGCCACCGAGGCCTTCGTCGTCAAGTGGAAGGACCACCCCCGAGTCGTCCCTTCGGTCGCGCCGCACGCTCTCTACACCACCGATATCGAGGTCGTGGTCCGAGCGCGCGAGCTCTCTCGACGCTACCAGGTCCCCTTCCAGCTCCACGCCCACGAGTCGCCGGAGGAGGACGAGGCGGTTCGGGCGAAATACGGAGAAACGACGGCGACGCTCCTCGAGGAGAGGAACCTCCTCGGGCCGGGGATGATCCTTCATCACGCGATCACCTTGAGCGATCCCGATATCGCGCTTCTCGCCGAGAGAGGGGCCGCCGTGTCTCACAATCCCGAGAGCAACATGAAGGGGGCCTCGGGGCTCGCGCGAGTTCCCGACCTTCTGGCGCGCGGGGTCGTCGTGGGGCTCGGGACCGACGGTCCGGCAAGCAACAACAATCTCGACCTATTCGAAGAGATGGACACCGCCGCCAAGGTTCACAAGCTCGTCCGCTCCGATCCCACGGTGATGCCGGCGAAGGAGGTCTTCCGTATGGCAACCCGCGGCGGCGCGAAAGCGCTCGGGCTCGACGCGCTCGTGGGCTCGCTCGAGCCGGGAAAGCGGGCGGACGTCGTCCTCATCGACGTTCAGGTGCCGGAGCTCACGCCGATGTACGATGTCTACTCCCACCTGGTCTACGCCATCAAGGGAGCTCACGTGAAGACGGTCGTAGTCGACGGACGGGTGGTCGTGCGCGATCGAAAGATGATCACTCTCGACGAGACGGCGGTCATGGAGAAAGCACGCGCGATCCAGGCCCGTATCCGGGAGAGTCTCAAATGA
- a CDS encoding di-heme oxidoredictase family protein — LHDDRAGTLREAILLHGEDSPPPSGDPARSEAQEARDGFAALTSDEQSAVITFLKSLVNFSPDK; from the coding sequence ATCTCCACGACGACCGCGCCGGCACGCTCCGAGAGGCGATCTTGCTGCATGGAGAGGACTCCCCGCCGCCGTCTGGCGATCCCGCTCGGAGCGAAGCTCAGGAGGCGCGCGACGGCTTCGCTGCGCTAACGAGCGACGAGCAGTCGGCGGTGATCACTTTTTTGAAGAGTCTCGTGAACTTCTCACCCGACAAGTGA